In Candidatus Yanofskybacteria bacterium, the following proteins share a genomic window:
- a CDS encoding DnaJ domain-containing protein — translation MPKSASQEDIKKAYRKLAHQYHPDKQGGDEKKFKEINEAYQVLSDPNKRSRYDQFGSAFGSQGFSRQGPFDGFDFSQGFGGFRQGPFGEAQGGQNFNFEDIFDIFGDAFGGRSRAARREPEESGIGMDLRISLAISLYEAARGAKKTIQIKQDVSCRECGGSGAEKGTDLVNCSVCGGRGEVREATASFFGNITRVYICNICRGSGKVPKTNCHACKGEGKKREDKTIELKIPAGINNGEAFIVKGEGQAGFRGKKSGNLYVQVSVETDKSFRRVGNDIVYEMPIKITDAVLGAHLSVPTLDGEKEIEIPSGVQNGELLRLKGLGVHGSHKGDQIVKIKIETPRKLSGKARKLVEELAREI, via the coding sequence GTGCCAAAAAGCGCCTCGCAGGAAGATATTAAAAAGGCCTATCGAAAGCTGGCCCATCAATATCATCCCGACAAGCAAGGCGGGGACGAGAAAAAATTCAAAGAAATAAACGAGGCCTATCAAGTGCTTTCCGACCCCAATAAACGTTCGCGATACGATCAATTCGGATCTGCTTTTGGTTCCCAGGGATTCAGCAGGCAAGGTCCTTTTGATGGTTTTGATTTTTCACAGGGATTCGGTGGATTTAGACAGGGACCTTTCGGGGAAGCTCAAGGCGGGCAGAATTTTAATTTTGAAGATATTTTTGATATTTTCGGTGATGCTTTTGGCGGGCGAAGCAGGGCAGCTAGGCGCGAGCCAGAAGAATCTGGCATAGGCATGGATTTGAGAATCAGTTTAGCCATTAGTCTTTACGAAGCTGCTCGCGGCGCGAAGAAAACCATTCAGATTAAACAAGATGTTTCCTGTAGGGAATGCGGCGGCAGTGGTGCTGAAAAGGGGACCGACTTGGTCAACTGTTCCGTTTGCGGCGGTAGGGGTGAAGTCAGAGAAGCCACTGCTTCATTTTTTGGAAATATAACCAGAGTGTATATATGCAATATTTGTCGTGGTAGTGGCAAGGTGCCCAAAACGAACTGTCATGCTTGTAAGGGTGAGGGTAAAAAACGTGAAGATAAAACCATTGAGCTTAAAATTCCCGCAGGTATCAATAACGGCGAAGCATTTATTGTCAAAGGCGAAGGACAGGCTGGTTTTCGCGGCAAAAAATCCGGGAATTTATACGTTCAGGTCAGCGTTGAGACGGACAAGAGCTTTAGACGTGTTGGCAATGACATAGTTTATGAAATGCCTATAAAAATCACCGATGCGGTTCTTGGTGCGCATTTGTCTGTTCCGACACTGGACGGAGAAAAAGAAATTGAGATACCGTCTGGTGTCCAAAATGGCGAATTATTGCGTCTGAAGGGCTTGGGTGTGCACGGTTCCCACAAAGGTGACCAGATAGTTAAAATAAAAATTGAAACACCGCGAAAATTAAGCGGTAAAGCCAGGAAGTTAGTTGAGGAATTGGCCAGGGAAATTTAA
- a CDS encoding elongation factor P produces MSLGVNELKPKTFFIWEGQPYEVLETHHLKMQQRRPVVQTRMRNLLNGKTLERNFAQSDIFEEANIERKGVKFLYNHRDEYWFADPSNPAQRFKLEKEIIGDNYKFLKPNTLLEAITFDGKIINIELPIKMDFRVIEAPPAIRGDTAQGGVKQVKLETGAMVNVPLFVGEGDIVRLNTETGEYVERASKG; encoded by the coding sequence ATGTCTCTTGGCGTAAACGAACTAAAACCCAAAACTTTCTTTATCTGGGAAGGTCAACCTTATGAGGTGCTTGAAACGCATCATCTTAAGATGCAACAACGACGTCCAGTGGTACAAACACGCATGCGCAACCTGCTTAACGGCAAAACCTTGGAGCGCAATTTTGCCCAGTCAGATATTTTTGAGGAAGCTAACATCGAACGCAAGGGCGTTAAGTTTTTATATAACCACCGTGATGAATATTGGTTTGCCGATCCGTCAAACCCAGCGCAAAGGTTTAAACTGGAAAAGGAAATTATCGGCGACAATTACAAATTCCTTAAACCCAACACTTTGCTTGAAGCTATAACTTTTGATGGAAAAATAATAAACATAGAATTACCTATTAAAATGGATTTCCGTGTAATAGAGGCCCCGCCGGCCATACGCGGCGATACGGCCCAAGGAGGAGTCAAACAAGTTAAATTGGAAACAGGCGCCATGGTTAACGTCCCGCTATTCGTTGGTGAGGGTGATATTGTCCGTCTTAATACCGAAACTGGAGAATATGTAGAGAGAGCCAGTAAAGGCTAG
- a CDS encoding metal ABC transporter permease, with amino-acid sequence MVNELQLISAIFVGIASGYLGSFMVLKRMALVGDALSHVALPGIALALLFNINPFLGAFATLFAGIIGIWLIEHKTELPAESVVGLFFTFSLAVGLLITPEEELLEALFGDIATISGTDALLAIIFSLTVLFIMKSISKGFILGTISKDLAKASGIKVARDNFIFMILVALIVALGIKSVGTLLMGALVIIPAIASKNITSNMYSYTKTSAAIGLVSLVGGIILATRFGLPPGPIAVLTSTAIFLATLAFKK; translated from the coding sequence ATGGTTAACGAATTACAATTGATTTCTGCGATTTTCGTCGGTATAGCTTCCGGCTATCTGGGTTCCTTTATGGTCCTCAAGCGTATGGCTCTTGTGGGTGATGCCTTGTCTCATGTCGCCTTGCCTGGCATAGCATTGGCATTACTTTTTAACATAAACCCATTTTTAGGCGCTTTTGCCACATTGTTTGCTGGCATAATCGGCATCTGGCTTATAGAACATAAGACGGAATTGCCGGCCGAATCAGTAGTCGGCTTGTTTTTTACTTTTTCTCTTGCCGTTGGCTTACTTATCACGCCTGAAGAAGAATTACTTGAAGCATTATTCGGAGATATTGCAACCATATCTGGTACCGACGCCTTGCTAGCCATAATTTTCTCTCTGACAGTGCTTTTTATAATGAAATCTATTTCAAAAGGATTTATTCTTGGAACAATTTCAAAGGACTTGGCTAAGGCATCCGGCATCAAAGTGGCCCGTGATAATTTTATTTTCATGATTTTAGTTGCTCTAATTGTAGCTCTGGGAATTAAAAGTGTTGGCACTCTCCTTATGGGCGCCTTGGTTATAATCCCCGCGATTGCCTCCAAAAATATTACTTCCAACATGTACAGTTACACCAAAACTAGTGCCGCCATCGGTTTGGTGAGTTTAGTTGGGGGAATCATCTTGGCTACTCGATTTGGACTTCCGCCAGGCCCCATAGCGGTTCTTACCAGTACAGCCATATTTTTGGCCACTCTTGCATTTAAAAAATAA
- a CDS encoding metal ABC transporter ATP-binding protein — MEKERVLEVENLSVSFNGQKVLDNINFSLNRGEVLAVIGPNGSGKSVLFRTLLGLVPYSGKINWETGLKIAYAPQKLIIDRGLPLSVKEFLGLKSASKTNMLQALSSVGINTDSEHEHHLEHHILNRQMGLLSGGEFQRVLVAWSLVDNPDVLLFDEPTSGIDIGGEETIYNLLHELQDKRKLTIILISHDLNVVYKYAKTVICLNRQQVCFGEPHTVLSPKDLSSLYGGEAKFYHHDHSLSEN, encoded by the coding sequence ATGGAAAAAGAAAGAGTCCTTGAAGTAGAAAATTTATCAGTTTCATTTAACGGCCAAAAGGTTTTGGATAATATTAATTTTTCCCTGAACAGGGGCGAGGTTTTGGCCGTAATCGGTCCTAATGGTTCAGGTAAGAGCGTGCTATTCCGCACTTTGCTTGGACTTGTCCCCTATTCTGGAAAAATAAATTGGGAAACCGGACTCAAAATTGCCTATGCACCCCAAAAGCTCATCATTGACCGAGGACTGCCGCTAAGCGTCAAGGAGTTTCTTGGTCTCAAGTCGGCATCCAAAACAAACATGCTGCAAGCCTTGTCCTCCGTTGGCATTAATACAGACTCCGAACACGAGCACCACCTTGAACACCATATTCTCAATCGCCAAATGGGTTTATTGTCCGGCGGAGAATTCCAAAGAGTTCTTGTCGCCTGGTCTCTGGTTGATAATCCTGACGTTCTGCTTTTCGACGAACCAACTTCTGGCATAGACATCGGCGGAGAAGAAACTATTTACAATCTCCTTCACGAGCTTCAAGACAAAAGAAAATTAACGATTATTTTAATATCCCACGACCTGAACGTTGTTTATAAATATGCTAAAACTGTCATTTGCCTTAACAGGCAGCAGGTTTGTTTTGGGGAACCACATACTGTATTAAGCCCAAAAGATTTATCATCACTTTACGGCGGGGAAGCAAAGTTTTACCATCATGACCACTCTTTGAGTGAGAATTAA
- the fmt gene encoding methionyl-tRNA formyltransferase, with translation MQESKTKIIFFGTADFAVPVLGALVKAGYYIVAVVTTPDKPVGRKQILTPPPIKVAAQKLGLNVLQPSSLKNDPDLKFIIYNLKLDIGVVAAYGKLIPPEIFNLPGHSMVVVHPSLLPKYRGPSPVQTAILNGEKISGATIMKIDEELDHGPIISSENYKISGIDLFPKINAEIWQLGAELLIKTLPDYLSGKIKPRPQDHTQATFTKKFTAEDGEIKPNDTPEQTYNKIRALNPEPGVFIWLEKNGKKISLKILAAEMENGRPKFKRVQLEGGKPMDIKEFLAGHPNFKVNLL, from the coding sequence GTGCAAGAGTCAAAAACCAAAATAATTTTCTTTGGGACGGCGGATTTTGCGGTGCCGGTATTGGGAGCATTAGTTAAGGCGGGCTACTATATTGTGGCAGTTGTTACTACGCCGGATAAGCCAGTTGGGCGCAAACAAATCCTCACTCCCCCGCCGATTAAGGTTGCAGCACAAAAACTAGGCCTCAATGTTTTACAACCGTCTAGTCTTAAAAATGATCCCGATTTAAAATTTATAATTTATAATTTAAAATTAGATATCGGTGTCGTTGCCGCTTATGGCAAACTTATCCCGCCAGAAATTTTTAATTTGCCCGGGCATAGTATGGTGGTCGTTCATCCTTCTTTACTACCTAAATATCGTGGCCCCTCACCAGTTCAAACAGCTATTTTAAATGGAGAAAAAATATCTGGCGCTACTATAATGAAAATTGACGAGGAATTAGACCATGGACCAATTATTTCTTCGGAAAATTACAAAATATCCGGCATTGACTTATTCCCCAAAATTAATGCAGAGATATGGCAATTAGGCGCGGAACTTTTGATAAAAACCTTGCCGGATTATTTATCCGGCAAAATTAAACCGCGACCGCAAGACCACACACAAGCAACTTTTACTAAAAAATTTACGGCCGAAGACGGGGAGATCAAACCTAACGACACCCCCGAACAAACATATAATAAAATACGGGCTCTGAACCCGGAACCGGGCGTGTTTATATGGCTTGAAAAAAACGGTAAAAAAATAAGTCTAAAGATATTGGCCGCCGAAATGGAAAATGGTCGCCCAAAATTTAAAAGAGTGCAACTTGAAGGTGGCAAGCCAATGGATATAAAAGAATTTTTGGCAGGCCATCCCAATTTTAAAGTAAATCTGTTATAA
- the def gene encoding peptide deformylase gives MEIVKEPKKILRKKLKSVEKITPEIKALISDMRKKMVESNGVGLAANQIGHDLQIFVIDKNLADENGAPDAYINPEITEFSKNTGEVEEGCLSIPGYWHQIKRSKKIKIKALDENGKKIKIKARGFLARVLQHEYDHLQGMLIRDRV, from the coding sequence ATGGAAATCGTAAAAGAACCCAAAAAAATACTTCGCAAAAAATTAAAAAGCGTAGAAAAGATAACGCCTGAAATTAAAGCGCTAATTTCTGATATGAGGAAAAAGATGGTTGAGTCCAATGGCGTGGGATTGGCGGCTAATCAGATAGGCCATGATTTGCAGATTTTTGTGATTGATAAAAATCTGGCAGACGAAAACGGCGCGCCAGATGCCTACATCAACCCGGAGATTACGGAGTTTTCCAAAAATACCGGCGAAGTAGAGGAGGGCTGTTTGAGTATACCCGGGTATTGGCACCAGATAAAACGCTCAAAAAAAATAAAAATAAAGGCACTTGATGAAAACGGCAAAAAAATCAAAATAAAAGCGCGAGGGTTTCTCGCGCGTGTCTTACAACACGAATATGATCACTTGCAAGGAATGCTCATAAGAGATCGGGTTTAA
- a CDS encoding glutamate--tRNA ligase → MTKVKKEVVRVRIAPSPTGYLHIGTARAALFNWLFARHKSEGKFILRIEDTDLERSEKRFEDDIISSLEWLGLKWDEFYKQSDRTKIYSKYIQKLLDDRKAFWCYHSEEELEKERQEQMTNKNMPRHVCSFRDNVDAADGRQGIIRLKIDPDSTRKISFLDVIRGNIEFEERLLGDVSIAKSVDVPLYHFAVVVDDYEMDITHVIRGEDHIANTPKQILLQEALGFEQPQYAHLPLILGPDRSKLSKRHASTSIAEYRGLGYLPDAIVNFLFLLGWTPDKSENEILTKNEAIEQFNLEKVHKAGAIFDIKKLNWINSQYIKMENDEGLAKLVQPFVAKHFGHQEKELIVKIAPLLRERLEYLDQVKEFHFFFKEPEYSKELLQWKSRSEDEVKNSLAEVKKVIEEIGTEDKSRLRQELDELGKRLEDRGLVYWPFRVSLTGEKASPDPVDVAFVLGKEMTLQRMGSATKKS, encoded by the coding sequence ATGACTAAGGTGAAAAAAGAAGTAGTTAGGGTGCGAATTGCGCCATCGCCAACGGGATATTTACATATCGGTACTGCTAGAGCGGCCCTTTTTAATTGGCTTTTTGCTCGTCACAAAAGCGAGGGCAAATTTATTTTACGTATTGAAGATACTGACCTTGAGCGCTCGGAAAAGAGGTTTGAAGACGATATTATTTCTTCCCTTGAATGGCTTGGCCTGAAATGGGATGAGTTTTATAAACAAAGTGACAGAACCAAAATTTACTCCAAATATATTCAAAAGTTGCTGGACGACAGAAAGGCGTTTTGGTGCTATCACAGCGAGGAAGAATTAGAAAAAGAGAGACAAGAGCAGATGACAAACAAAAACATGCCCAGGCACGTGTGCAGTTTTCGTGACAATGTAGATGCGGCCGATGGTCGGCAAGGAATCATAAGATTAAAGATTGACCCGGATTCAACAAGAAAAATTTCGTTCTTGGATGTTATTCGAGGAAATATTGAATTTGAAGAACGATTGCTAGGAGATGTCAGTATCGCCAAGTCGGTTGACGTGCCGCTTTATCATTTTGCGGTGGTGGTTGATGATTATGAGATGGATATAACGCACGTAATTCGTGGCGAGGACCATATTGCAAATACGCCCAAACAAATTCTTTTGCAAGAAGCACTTGGTTTTGAACAGCCGCAATACGCGCACTTGCCGTTGATACTAGGGCCTGACCGGTCTAAATTATCTAAGCGCCATGCCTCAACATCTATTGCAGAATACCGCGGATTAGGTTATTTGCCTGATGCTATAGTCAACTTTCTTTTCCTTTTGGGGTGGACGCCGGATAAGTCGGAAAATGAAATTTTGACCAAGAACGAGGCAATTGAGCAATTTAACTTGGAAAAAGTTCATAAAGCGGGTGCGATTTTTGATATTAAAAAGTTGAACTGGATAAATTCACAATACATAAAAATGGAGAACGACGAAGGTCTGGCTAAATTGGTTCAGCCATTCGTGGCAAAACATTTTGGCCATCAAGAGAAAGAATTAATTGTAAAAATTGCTCCACTTTTGCGGGAACGATTGGAATATCTGGATCAAGTCAAGGAATTTCATTTTTTCTTCAAAGAACCGGAATACAGCAAAGAGTTACTGCAATGGAAGTCCAGAAGCGAGGACGAAGTCAAAAATTCTCTTGCGGAAGTTAAAAAAGTAATTGAGGAAATCGGTACGGAAGACAAAAGCCGGCTGCGCCAAGAGTTGGATGAACTTGGCAAGCGCCTTGAAGACAGGGGATTGGTGTATTGGCCGTTTAGGGTTTCATTAACGGGTGAAAAGGCGTCTCCCGATCCGGTGGATGTGGCTTTTGTGCTTGGAAAGGAAATGACTCTTCAAAGAATGGGTTCGGCGACTAAAAAGTCATAA
- a CDS encoding peptidoglycan DD-metalloendopeptidase family protein — protein sequence MLKLSSNSHKLSRGVLIFTLLAACYLLLAAPVFALDDTSPVRSQTSVAMSADLQADLTSNGTSQKILDLRKQIEELTKQAEQYKGTIAQKQKQADTLKKQIDILNNQILQLQTKIVITDRQVTSTKLEIVDLEGQIFDASEKINKQKLAVGELLLFLYEQDRLSLLAVLLKSPRLSDFTDQAHQVQNLNNKLVGLLTELKTQKEDLEQGKQKLDLKKSELEALNSKQVSQKIALSGNKVGKDVLLAQTKGQEAKYQQLLSSVEKKKAEFFAELQKFEAEAVKSGAFIVHVTADSVPMRGSKIFQWPYDDYYLTQGYGMTAYARRGAYGGAPHNGIDIAAGYGTPIRPVASGAILASGFNNGFGNWVAVRHDRGLVTVYAHMRSPSGLVNGTPVTANSIIGYEGSTGNSTGSHLHLSLYRDFFTYINDKNGQLYFNYFDGSLNPLDYL from the coding sequence ATGTTAAAACTCTCTAGTAATTCCCACAAATTAAGCCGAGGGGTTTTAATTTTTACTTTGCTTGCTGCTTGTTATTTACTACTTGCAGCGCCCGTTTTTGCCCTTGACGATACAAGTCCCGTTAGAAGTCAGACATCAGTAGCGATGTCTGCAGATCTGCAAGCAGATCTTACTTCTAACGGGACAAGTCAAAAAATCCTTGACCTGCGCAAACAAATTGAAGAATTGACAAAGCAGGCGGAGCAATATAAAGGCACCATTGCGCAAAAACAAAAACAAGCGGATACTCTGAAAAAACAGATAGACATTTTAAATAATCAGATTTTACAACTCCAAACCAAGATAGTAATTACTGATCGTCAGGTTACTTCAACAAAACTTGAGATTGTGGACTTGGAAGGGCAGATATTTGATGCCAGTGAAAAGATAAATAAACAAAAGTTGGCAGTAGGGGAGCTTCTCTTGTTTCTTTACGAGCAAGACAGGTTAAGCTTGCTGGCGGTATTGCTCAAAAGTCCGCGGCTTTCTGATTTTACCGACCAGGCGCACCAAGTCCAGAACTTAAACAATAAACTCGTAGGATTATTGACGGAGCTCAAGACGCAAAAAGAAGACTTGGAACAAGGTAAACAAAAGTTGGATTTGAAAAAGTCGGAACTCGAGGCGCTCAACAGTAAACAAGTAAGCCAAAAAATTGCATTAAGCGGCAATAAAGTTGGCAAAGACGTGTTATTGGCGCAAACAAAGGGCCAGGAAGCCAAATATCAGCAACTTTTAAGCAGTGTAGAAAAGAAAAAAGCAGAATTTTTCGCTGAGTTGCAAAAATTTGAAGCAGAAGCGGTAAAAAGCGGAGCTTTTATTGTTCACGTTACCGCAGATTCGGTACCGATGCGTGGCAGTAAAATTTTCCAGTGGCCATATGACGACTATTATCTCACCCAAGGTTATGGTATGACGGCATACGCGCGGCGCGGCGCCTACGGAGGAGCGCCTCATAATGGGATAGATATTGCGGCCGGTTATGGCACACCTATCAGGCCAGTTGCGAGTGGCGCGATATTGGCAAGCGGTTTTAACAATGGTTTCGGCAACTGGGTAGCGGTTAGGCACGACCGCGGTCTCGTGACTGTTTACGCCCACATGCGCAGTCCAAGCGGTCTTGTTAACGGGACGCCTGTAACAGCTAACTCAATAATCGGCTACGAGGGCTCAACCGGTAATTCAACCGGTTCGCACTTGCACCTCTCACTGTACCGTGATTTCTTCACTTATATCAACGACAAAAACGGCCAACTATACTTCAACTATTTCGATGGCTCCCTAAACCCACTTGACTATTTATAA
- a CDS encoding transposase, whose product MIKPKFTTGEFYHIFNRGNNKRAIFLKPFDLMRFLQSMQEFNTKEPIGSIYINSFKNEELRSSTPKLEKIVDFVCYCLNQNHFHILIKQIADGGIIKFMHRLGTGYTNYFNGKNKTSGALFQGRYKAIHVDTNEYLLYLSAYINLNYKVHQLRSSTPKLCKSSWEEYTNVMNGFCNKKIIMSQFNSAANYKDFAEEALKIIRNRKDMEKSLNLIT is encoded by the coding sequence ATGATAAAACCCAAATTTACAACTGGCGAGTTTTACCACATATTCAATAGGGGAAATAATAAGAGGGCGATTTTTTTGAAACCATTTGATTTAATGAGGTTTTTGCAAAGTATGCAGGAGTTTAATACCAAAGAACCAATTGGCAGTATTTATATCAATTCATTCAAAAACGAAGAACTTAGAAGTTCAACTCCAAAGTTAGAGAAAATAGTTGATTTTGTATGCTACTGTTTAAACCAAAATCATTTCCACATTCTTATTAAACAAATAGCGGATGGTGGTATAATTAAGTTTATGCATAGACTTGGTACTGGATACACAAACTATTTTAATGGAAAGAATAAAACTAGCGGAGCTTTATTCCAGGGGAGATATAAAGCTATCCATGTAGATACTAACGAGTACCTACTTTATTTAAGTGCCTACATTAATCTGAATTACAAAGTCCACCAACTTAGGAGTTCAACTCCTAAGTTGTGTAAATCAAGCTGGGAGGAATACACTAATGTCATGAATGGATTTTGTAATAAAAAAATAATTATGTCGCAGTTTAACAGTGCGGCAAATTATAAAGATTTTGCCGAGGAAGCTTTAAAAATAATAAGAAACAGAAAGGATATGGAAAAATCTCTAAACCTTATCACTTAG
- a CDS encoding NAD(P)/FAD-dependent oxidoreductase, which produces MTKILILGGGFGGIRVALDLESKLGKRGDTKITLIDRNNSQTFHPSLYEVASIYGVNHEHPYHTKLRGTICIPFSKIFKGKKVEFVQAEINHIDLQAKHVVTNGGAVIEFDYLVLAFGSIVSTFGTPGVEEYAFKFKTIENALMLNDKIEQLFIEASENKRSLPINILIGGAGFNGIELAAEFSNCAVHVAHRHAIAQPNCAAITLIEATPAILPMVSDKERKIIEKRLKKLGINILTNSPIEEVGPDYVKIKNGDVLSGDLIVWTAGVKTLDLFKGISGLELDDRGRIFANEFLQTKNHTNIFAIGDNIVFIDPKTQKPIPQMAFLAIEQGRVAAENIIRLINSKMQLKKYEPDYDIWIAPVGGKYALVHLNGYNFSGLLGYIAREVVDLRYFLSVLPLFEAIKLFFEDARVFSRND; this is translated from the coding sequence ATGACTAAAATACTAATTCTTGGTGGGGGATTCGGTGGTATACGTGTGGCTTTGGATTTGGAGAGTAAACTTGGGAAAAGGGGAGATACGAAAATTACTTTGATTGATAGAAATAACAGTCAAACCTTCCATCCGTCTTTGTATGAAGTAGCCTCCATTTATGGTGTTAACCACGAACATCCGTATCACACCAAACTCCGTGGTACGATTTGCATTCCATTTAGTAAAATTTTTAAGGGAAAGAAAGTAGAATTTGTACAAGCTGAAATTAACCATATAGATTTGCAAGCTAAGCATGTCGTTACAAACGGCGGTGCTGTTATTGAATTTGATTATCTCGTGCTGGCTTTCGGTTCGATCGTTTCTACCTTTGGAACACCCGGTGTTGAGGAATACGCATTTAAGTTTAAAACAATTGAAAACGCGCTTATGCTTAACGACAAAATAGAGCAATTATTTATTGAGGCCAGTGAAAATAAAAGATCCCTGCCGATTAATATATTGATAGGCGGGGCAGGCTTCAATGGCATAGAGTTGGCGGCGGAGTTTTCAAATTGCGCGGTTCATGTAGCCCATCGGCATGCTATTGCCCAGCCCAATTGTGCGGCTATTACCCTGATAGAAGCCACACCGGCCATATTGCCGATGGTTTCAGATAAAGAGAGAAAAATAATAGAAAAACGACTGAAAAAACTCGGCATCAACATACTTACTAATTCTCCTATTGAAGAAGTCGGCCCGGATTATGTGAAAATAAAAAACGGCGATGTTTTAAGTGGCGATCTTATTGTCTGGACGGCTGGGGTAAAAACTCTCGATTTATTTAAGGGTATTTCTGGTCTTGAGCTAGATGATCGCGGCAGGATATTTGCGAATGAATTTTTACAGACAAAAAACCATACTAATATTTTTGCTATAGGTGATAACATTGTTTTTATTGATCCTAAAACTCAAAAACCAATTCCTCAAATGGCATTTCTGGCAATAGAGCAGGGGAGAGTGGCGGCAGAAAATATTATCCGACTCATCAACAGTAAAATGCAGTTAAAAAAATATGAACCAGATTATGATATTTGGATTGCGCCGGTTGGGGGCAAGTATGCCTTGGTGCACCTAAACGGATATAATTTTTCCGGCCTTTTGGGATATATTGCTAGAGAAGTGGTTGATTTAAGATATTTTTTGAGTGTTTTGCCACTTTTTGAAGCCATAAAACTATTTTTTGAAGATGCAAGAGTATTCAGCAGGAACGATTAA